A single window of Polaribacter sp. SA4-10 DNA harbors:
- the lpxK gene encoding tetraacyldisaccharide 4'-kinase has protein sequence MKFLRFLLFPFAVLYDLITSIRNLFFDVGIFKQTSFKIPVIVVGNLSVGGTGKTPQIEYLIRLLKDSYKVAVLSRGYKRKTTGFVLLNKNHSVEDVGDEPLQYFNKFDKINVAVDANRVEGIKRLINEKSPEIILLDDAYQHRKVKGSFSILLTKFNDLFADDFLLPTGNLRERRRGAKRADVILVTKCPENLSKKQQEEIKKKLEKYNKKLFFTTISYAKKTSGSDQVSIEELKEYEVLLLTGIANPKPLTNFLTQKQINFQHLKFSDHHHFSSIEISDINKKFDAINASKKIILTTEKDYTRLVDKLKQVSCLEIETTFLESETIIFDAVIKSHLQ, from the coding sequence ATGAAATTTCTAAGGTTTTTATTATTTCCATTTGCTGTTCTATATGATTTGATAACTTCAATTCGTAATTTATTTTTTGATGTTGGGATCTTTAAACAAACATCATTTAAAATACCCGTAATTGTAGTTGGTAACTTAAGTGTTGGAGGAACAGGAAAAACACCACAAATAGAATATTTAATACGATTATTGAAGGATAGTTATAAAGTTGCTGTTTTAAGTAGAGGTTATAAACGTAAAACAACGGGTTTTGTATTGTTGAATAAAAACCATTCTGTAGAAGATGTAGGAGATGAACCTTTGCAGTATTTTAATAAATTTGATAAAATTAATGTTGCTGTTGATGCAAATAGAGTTGAAGGAATAAAGAGGTTAATTAATGAAAAATCTCCAGAAATTATTTTATTGGATGACGCGTATCAGCATAGAAAAGTAAAAGGAAGTTTTTCTATTTTACTCACTAAATTTAACGATTTATTTGCGGATGATTTTTTATTGCCAACAGGGAATTTAAGAGAGCGTAGAAGAGGAGCAAAACGTGCAGATGTTATTTTGGTTACAAAATGTCCTGAAAACTTGAGTAAAAAGCAACAAGAGGAAATTAAAAAGAAGTTAGAGAAATATAATAAAAAATTATTTTTTACTACAATTTCTTATGCAAAAAAGACATCTGGCAGTGATCAGGTTTCTATAGAAGAATTAAAGGAATACGAAGTGCTGTTGCTTACAGGAATTGCAAACCCAAAACCTTTGACAAATTTTTTAACTCAGAAACAAATTAATTTTCAGCATTTAAAGTTTTCAGATCATCATCACTTCTCTTCAATAGAAATAAGTGATATCAATAAAAAGTTTGATGCTATTAATGCCTCAAAAAAAATTATTCTTACTACAGAAAAAGACTATACAAGGTTGGTTGATAAGCTTAAACAAGTTTCCTGTTTAGAAATTGAAACAACATTTTTAGAAAGTGAAACAATTATTTTTGATGCTGTAATTAAATCTCATTTACAATAA